The genomic interval GCCTCCAGAGACTCACCCTGCAACGACGGTATGGTAAGAACGGCGATCTGCGGGCCCGCCTGCTGTTCCACTGCCTGCAGATAAGCCGAGAGTTCCTGCTCCGTGCTGCTTGACAGTATCTCTGCCTGGTCGTTGACCCGGTCAGTTAAAGGAGGCACGTCCAGAGCCACAGCGGGCAGGCTTATCAGGAAAAGAAGAACACTCAGAAAGGTAACATATTTACGATTGTTTCTGCTCACGATCCACTCTCCAGTTCTTCCGGCGCATCACCGAGTTCGTTTTTATCCTGCTGCCGCCGTTCGATATTCTCGGCAAGGATTGCTCCGCACTCTGCAACCGCTTTAACCAGGGCATCCGCCGGTTTTCCGGCAGCAATGGTGCGGGTCATCTCGTCCACGATGCTTTTCCAGGTTTTCTGTTTTACCTTTTCGTTAATGCCGCGGTCTGCGATCAGCTCTACCTGCTGTTCAAGCAGGGAGACAAAAATAAGTATTCCTGTGTGGTCCAGGGTGTCGTAGACTCCCGCTTCCATAAAATGGCGCCGTGCCCGCGCCTGGACGGCAGCGGTCATCACCTTTTTGGGAACGACAAGCCGATCCACCGCCGGTATCTGGGCAAGAAAGAAGACCGCTGTCCCGCACAAGAGGGCGATCCAGCTGTAGATAAAGGGGAGCAGGGCGGGATTGAAGCCCCAGAAAAGGGACGAGAAGAGGGCTTCCATGGAGCTGTCAAAAAGGGCGACTATAGTAAAACTGATAAAGCCCGCGATCAGCGCGAAGACCAGCTCCCGGAAACCGTAATCATCACACTCCCGGATGATTGCGGTTGCAATCTCTCCGCCGCTTGAGCTTTCGGCCTCAGCTACTGCGGCGGCAATTCGTTGACTGTCGCTCTCGGATAATAGTGGTTTCATTGCTATGTCCTAAAAGGATACCTGGGGTGCGGCGGATGCGCCTTCTGTGGCAGAGAAATAGGCCTTTGCTCTGAATCCCATCATGTTTGCAATTATAACCCTCGGAAACTGTCGTATGTAGGTATTGTAGTTTCTTGCGGCCTCGTTAAAGCGCTGACGTTCAACGGCAATGCGGTTTTCCGTACCCTCCAGCTGGTCCTGCAGAGCAAGAAAGTTCTGGTTGGATTTGAGGTCGGGATAATTCTCGGTAATCATTAAAAGACGCTGGAGTGCCGATCCGAGACCTGCCTGGGCTTCCTGAAAGCGGGCAAAGGCTTCGGGGTCTTCCAGTAAAGACTCGTCCATCTGCATGACTCCGCCGGCCCTGCTGCGTGCTTCGGTAACGGCGGTAAGGGTCTCCTGTTCCTGTTTGGCGTATCCCTTGACGGTCTCAACCAGGTTCGGGATCAGGTCGTAACGGCGCTGGTACTGGTTCTCTACCTGGGCCCAGGCTGCCTTAACGGATTCATCCATGGAGACCATCGAGTTATAGGTTCCACGAAAACTGCTGTAGATTATAAAGAGAAGAATCAGAATGATACCCAGA from Marispirochaeta sp. carries:
- a CDS encoding TPM domain-containing protein, with amino-acid sequence MKPLLSESDSQRIAAAVAEAESSSGGEIATAIIRECDDYGFRELVFALIAGFISFTIVALFDSSMEALFSSLFWGFNPALLPFIYSWIALLCGTAVFFLAQIPAVDRLVVPKKVMTAAVQARARRHFMEAGVYDTLDHTGILIFVSLLEQQVELIADRGINEKVKQKTWKSIVDEMTRTIAAGKPADALVKAVAECGAILAENIERRQQDKNELGDAPEELESGS
- a CDS encoding LemA family protein — its product is MNKKLRTGLIVLGIILILLFIIYSSFRGTYNSMVSMDESVKAAWAQVENQYQRRYDLIPNLVETVKGYAKQEQETLTAVTEARSRAGGVMQMDESLLEDPEAFARFQEAQAGLGSALQRLLMITENYPDLKSNQNFLALQDQLEGTENRIAVERQRFNEAARNYNTYIRQFPRVIIANMMGFRAKAYFSATEGASAAPQVSF